The following coding sequences lie in one Pseudomonas monsensis genomic window:
- a CDS encoding PAS domain-containing protein: MINASLLQMVINASNDGIVVAEKEGEQDNILIYVNPAFERLTGYTSEEILYQDCRFLQSGDRDQENLALIRDTLRNGGACREILRNYRKDGTPFWNELSLSTVKNADDGQTYFVGVQKDVTVQVKAQQRVAQLEAQVAALQTELAAVKATNGANKTAN, encoded by the coding sequence ATGATCAACGCCAGTTTGCTGCAAATGGTGATCAACGCATCGAATGACGGGATCGTGGTCGCCGAAAAGGAAGGTGAGCAGGACAATATCCTGATTTATGTGAACCCCGCTTTTGAGCGCCTGACCGGCTACACCAGCGAGGAAATTCTCTATCAGGACTGCCGCTTCCTGCAGTCTGGAGACCGTGACCAGGAAAACCTGGCGCTGATTCGCGACACCCTGCGCAACGGTGGAGCGTGCCGCGAGATCCTGCGCAACTATCGCAAGGACGGCACGCCATTCTGGAATGAACTGTCACTGTCGACGGTGAAAAACGCCGATGACGGGCAGACCTATTTCGTCGGCGTGCAAAAAGACGTGACGGTGCAGGTCAAGGCGCAACAGCGTGTTGCACAATTGGAGGCCCAGGTCGCCGCTCTGCAAACCGAACTGGCAGCGGTGAAAGCGACGAACGGCGCAAACAAAACTGCGAACTAA
- the cysZ gene encoding sulfate transporter CysZ, with product MPAPVLSGPQYLREGLKLVLSPGLRLFVLLPLAINLVLFVGLIYLAGHQFSLWVDTLMPSLPEWLSFLSYILWPLFVVLVALMVFFTFTMLANVIAAPFNGFLAEKVEVVVRGTDDFPAFSWGELIAMIPRTLAREMRKLGYFLPRAIGLFILSFIPVVNIIAAPLWLLFGVWMMAIQYIDYPADNHKLGWNEMLAWLRQKRWQSMSFGGIVYLVLLIPVVNILMMPAAVAGATLFWVRERGGEVLAQEKA from the coding sequence ATGCCCGCACCCGTTCTGTCCGGCCCGCAATACCTGCGCGAAGGCCTCAAACTGGTTCTCAGCCCGGGCCTGCGCCTGTTCGTGTTGTTGCCACTGGCGATCAACCTGGTGCTGTTCGTCGGATTGATCTATCTGGCCGGCCATCAGTTCAGCCTGTGGGTCGATACGCTGATGCCATCGCTACCCGAGTGGCTGAGTTTCCTCAGCTACATTCTTTGGCCGTTGTTTGTGGTGCTGGTCGCACTGATGGTGTTTTTCACTTTCACCATGCTGGCCAACGTCATCGCCGCGCCGTTCAACGGTTTTCTCGCGGAAAAAGTTGAAGTGGTGGTGCGAGGTACTGATGATTTCCCGGCGTTCAGCTGGGGCGAACTGATCGCGATGATCCCGCGCACCCTTGCCCGGGAAATGCGCAAGCTCGGCTACTTCCTGCCCCGGGCGATCGGCCTGTTCATCCTCTCGTTCATCCCGGTGGTGAATATCATTGCTGCACCGCTGTGGCTGTTGTTCGGCGTGTGGATGATGGCGATCCAGTACATCGACTACCCGGCGGATAACCACAAACTGGGCTGGAACGAGATGCTCGCCTGGCTGCGGCAAAAGCGCTGGCAGAGCATGAGTTTTGGCGGGATTGTCTATCTGGTGCTGCTGATTCCGGTGGTCAACATCCTGATGATGCCGGCGGCAGTGGCCGGAGCGACGTTGTTCTGGGTGCGTGAGCGAGGTGGCGAGGTTCTGGCTCAGGAAAAGGCCTGA
- the folX gene encoding dihydroneopterin triphosphate 2'-epimerase: MPQLQPGMARIRVKDLRLRTFIGINEDEILNKQDVLINLTILYAAQEAVRDNDIDHALNYRTITKAIIAHVEGNRFALLERLTQELLDLVMSNTSVLYAEVEVDKPHALRFAESVSITLAASR, translated from the coding sequence ATGCCACAACTTCAACCAGGAATGGCGCGCATCCGGGTCAAGGATCTGCGCTTGCGCACCTTTATCGGGATCAATGAGGACGAGATCCTCAACAAGCAGGATGTGCTGATCAACCTGACCATCCTGTACGCCGCGCAGGAAGCGGTACGCGACAACGATATTGATCACGCGCTGAACTACCGCACGATCACCAAGGCGATCATCGCCCACGTCGAAGGCAACCGCTTTGCGTTGCTGGAGCGCCTGACCCAGGAATTGCTCGATCTGGTGATGAGCAACACGTCGGTGCTGTACGCCGAAGTCGAAGTCGACAAGCCGCACGCGCTGCGCTTTGCCGAATCGGTGTCGATCACCCTCGCGGCAAGCCGCTGA
- a CDS encoding CidA/LrgA family protein: protein MNTVALKHLFRLLAELAVLLSLYLLGCQLAAWLAWPIPGGVIGMALLLLAFACGWVKPAALQLGAGLLMAEMLLFFIPALMSLLDYGALLRHDGWRILLVIAASTLMVMLVTAFTVELAVRMRRSHEA from the coding sequence ATGAATACCGTCGCCCTCAAACACCTTTTCCGTCTGCTCGCCGAACTCGCCGTGTTGCTGAGTCTTTATCTGCTCGGTTGCCAGTTGGCCGCGTGGCTGGCGTGGCCGATTCCCGGTGGCGTCATCGGCATGGCCCTGTTGCTGCTGGCGTTCGCCTGCGGCTGGGTGAAACCGGCGGCGCTGCAATTGGGCGCCGGATTGCTGATGGCGGAAATGCTGTTGTTCTTTATTCCGGCGTTGATGAGCCTGCTCGATTACGGCGCGCTGCTGCGCCATGACGGCTGGCGCATCCTGTTGGTGATCGCCGCCAGTACCTTGATGGTGATGCTGGTCACCGCGTTCACCGTGGAACTGGCCGTGCGCATGAGGCGTTCCCATGAAGCTTGA
- a CDS encoding MerR family transcriptional regulator, whose product MPVMTDLSPVSQASVALEREDLFPIREVSRLTGVNPVTLRAWERRYGLIQPTRTESGHRLYSMTDIERVRNIVEWIDRGVAVSKIGKILAKTEPLKALAHIIPDDLVQADYQQWQHQLQSAVSAFDDIELDRVYGQIFSSYALPVVFQDILMPLWRQLLQRQEAFGQTSEWLFLDGYLRSRVLQRIIVLRGSQPRKIIVSALAGQCRELELLVAALFLSSSESGVRVLTTGQPFDELTLVCEKIKPQVLVLFSNHAPGAELPRRLNRLALSLDCQLLLAGDASDLAQDSLAGSSIGCIGNEGATMRQRLNQFLSGTLDT is encoded by the coding sequence ATGCCTGTCATGACGGACCTTAGCCCTGTTTCCCAGGCATCTGTTGCGCTTGAGCGCGAAGACCTGTTTCCCATACGTGAGGTCTCGCGCCTGACGGGCGTCAACCCGGTGACCCTGCGTGCCTGGGAACGGCGCTATGGTCTGATTCAGCCCACGCGCACCGAAAGTGGGCATCGGCTGTATTCGATGACCGATATCGAGCGTGTTCGCAACATTGTCGAATGGATCGACCGCGGGGTGGCCGTCAGCAAAATCGGCAAGATCCTCGCCAAGACCGAGCCCTTGAAAGCGCTGGCGCACATTATTCCCGATGATCTGGTCCAGGCCGACTACCAGCAATGGCAGCACCAGTTGCAGAGTGCCGTGAGTGCGTTCGACGACATCGAGCTGGATCGGGTCTATGGGCAGATCTTTTCCTCGTACGCGTTGCCGGTGGTGTTCCAGGACATTCTGATGCCGCTGTGGCGGCAACTGTTGCAGCGTCAGGAAGCGTTCGGGCAAACCAGCGAGTGGCTGTTTCTGGATGGCTATCTGCGCTCACGGGTGTTGCAGCGAATCATCGTGTTGCGTGGCTCACAACCGCGCAAGATCATCGTCAGTGCCTTGGCCGGTCAGTGTCGTGAACTCGAGTTGCTGGTGGCCGCGCTGTTTCTCAGCAGCAGTGAATCCGGTGTGCGGGTATTGACCACCGGCCAGCCGTTCGACGAATTGACCCTGGTCTGCGAGAAAATCAAACCGCAGGTTCTGGTGCTGTTTTCCAATCACGCGCCGGGTGCCGAATTGCCAAGGCGTTTGAACCGCCTGGCATTGAGTCTCGATTGTCAGTTGCTGCTGGCGGGGGATGCGTCGGATCTGGCGCAGGACAGTCTGGCGGGCAGCTCGATCGGCTGTATTGGCAACGAAGGGGCAACCATGCGTCAGCGTCTGAACCAGTTTCTCTCGGGGACACTCGATACCTGA
- the folM gene encoding dihydromonapterin reductase, giving the protein MTSTSAPILITGAGQRVGLHCAQRLLEDGHCVIFTYRTERPGVQALRDLGAVAVFADFSSEASILAFIQALKTHTDRLRAIVHNASEWRAETPDHEAEAFVRMINVHMLAPYLINLHCADLLKQSTPADIIHISDDVTRKGSSKHIGYCASKAGLDSLTLSFAARYAPAIKVNGIAPALLLFNPDDDAAYRAKALAKSALGIEPGSEVIYQSLRYLLDNPYVTGTTLTVNGGRHVK; this is encoded by the coding sequence ATGACCTCAACCTCCGCCCCGATTCTCATCACCGGTGCCGGCCAGCGTGTCGGTTTGCACTGCGCGCAACGTTTGCTTGAAGACGGCCACTGCGTCATCTTCACCTATCGCACTGAACGTCCGGGGGTGCAGGCATTGCGGGATCTGGGCGCCGTCGCAGTGTTCGCGGACTTTTCCAGCGAAGCCAGCATTCTCGCCTTCATCCAGGCACTGAAAACCCACACCGACCGTCTGCGCGCCATTGTCCACAACGCCTCCGAATGGCGGGCGGAAACCCCGGACCACGAAGCCGAAGCCTTCGTGCGGATGATCAACGTGCACATGCTTGCGCCGTATCTGATCAATCTGCACTGCGCCGACCTGCTCAAGCAATCGACGCCAGCGGACATCATCCACATCAGTGACGACGTCACCCGCAAGGGCAGCAGCAAGCACATTGGCTATTGCGCGAGCAAAGCCGGGCTCGACAGCCTGACGCTGTCGTTCGCCGCGCGTTATGCGCCGGCGATCAAGGTCAACGGTATCGCTCCGGCCCTGCTATTGTTCAATCCCGACGACGATGCGGCGTACCGTGCCAAGGCACTGGCGAAATCCGCGCTGGGCATCGAGCCCGGCAGCGAAGTGATCTACCAGAGCCTGCGCTATCTGCTCGACAACCCTTATGTCACCGGCACAACCCTGACCGTCAACGGCGGAAGGCACGTCAAGTAA
- a CDS encoding LrgB family protein, with amino-acid sequence MKLEWMPMFWLVFTLLAYLFSRWIYRRTGRYVLSPLILVPGLLLALAVPLHTAYAEYASNTHWLMLVLGPVTVAFAVPIWQQRRLLMRHWSALLLGMVAGSAASIATSFGLARALALDSSVTLSLVPRSITTPFAMPLAQDLGGVPELTAVFVMFTGVFGAMLGGVLLKWLPLRSALARGALFGVGAHGAGVSRAHEVGGEEGSVAGLVMVLTGLLNLFAAPLLASLL; translated from the coding sequence ATGAAGCTTGAATGGATGCCGATGTTCTGGCTCGTCTTCACTCTGTTGGCGTACCTGTTCAGCCGCTGGATTTATCGACGCACCGGACGCTACGTGCTGTCGCCGCTGATTCTGGTGCCGGGGTTGTTGCTGGCGCTTGCGGTGCCGCTGCACACCGCGTATGCCGAATATGCGAGCAACACCCATTGGCTGATGCTTGTACTGGGGCCGGTGACTGTGGCCTTCGCCGTGCCGATCTGGCAGCAACGGCGATTGTTGATGCGGCATTGGTCGGCGTTGCTGCTCGGCATGGTCGCCGGCAGTGCGGCGTCGATCGCCACCTCGTTCGGTCTGGCCAGGGCGCTGGCGCTGGACAGTTCGGTGACCCTGTCGCTGGTGCCTCGTTCGATCACCACGCCATTCGCCATGCCACTGGCGCAGGATCTCGGTGGCGTGCCGGAACTGACGGCGGTGTTCGTGATGTTTACGGGCGTGTTCGGCGCCATGCTCGGCGGCGTTCTGTTGAAGTGGTTGCCGTTGCGCAGTGCGCTCGCACGCGGCGCCTTGTTCGGTGTCGGCGCCCACGGTGCCGGGGTCAGCCGGGCGCACGAAGTCGGCGGTGAAGAAGGTTCTGTCGCCGGGCTGGTGATGGTGCTTACCGGGCTGTTGAATCTGTTTGCCGCGCCTTTGCTGGCGTCGTTGCTTTGA
- the folE gene encoding GTP cyclohydrolase I FolE, with product MTRSLPEHYRDILIGLGEDPDREGLLDTPVRAAKAMQYLCHGYGQSVDEIVNGALFASDTDEMIIVADIELYSLCEHHLLPFIGKAHVAYIPTGKVLGLSKIARLVDMFARRLQIQENLTRQIADAVQQVTDAAGVAVVIEARHMCMMMRGVEKQNSTMNTSVMLGAFRDSSNTRQEFLQLIGRSK from the coding sequence ATGACCCGCTCCCTGCCCGAGCACTACCGCGACATCCTGATTGGCCTCGGTGAAGATCCCGACCGCGAAGGATTGCTCGACACACCGGTGCGTGCGGCCAAGGCCATGCAATACCTGTGTCACGGCTATGGGCAGAGCGTCGACGAGATCGTCAACGGCGCACTGTTTGCCTCGGACACCGACGAGATGATCATCGTCGCTGACATCGAGTTGTACTCATTGTGCGAACATCACCTGCTGCCCTTCATCGGCAAGGCCCATGTGGCTTATATTCCGACAGGCAAGGTGCTGGGGCTGTCGAAGATTGCGCGACTGGTGGACATGTTCGCCCGACGCCTGCAGATTCAGGAAAACCTCACCCGGCAGATTGCCGATGCGGTGCAACAGGTCACCGACGCCGCCGGTGTCGCGGTGGTCATCGAGGCCAGACACATGTGCATGATGATGCGCGGTGTCGAAAAACAGAATTCAACCATGAACACCTCGGTCATGCTCGGCGCCTTTCGCGACTCGAGCAACACCCGCCAGGAGTTCCTGCAATTGATTGGACGGAGCAAGTAA
- a CDS encoding DUF1244 domain-containing protein yields MTEQQRLELEAAAFRRLVAHLDGRKDVQNIDLMNLAGFCRNCLSKWYKAEADERQIEVSLDDAREVVYGMPYAEWKAQYQQEANAEQQAAFAKGKNHE; encoded by the coding sequence ATGACTGAGCAACAACGCCTCGAACTCGAAGCCGCCGCCTTCCGCCGGCTGGTCGCCCACCTGGACGGCCGCAAGGACGTGCAGAACATCGACCTGATGAACCTCGCCGGGTTCTGCCGCAACTGCCTGTCCAAGTGGTACAAGGCTGAAGCCGACGAGCGCCAGATCGAGGTCAGCCTCGACGACGCCCGTGAAGTGGTTTACGGCATGCCGTACGCCGAGTGGAAAGCCCAATACCAGCAAGAAGCCAACGCCGAACAACAGGCGGCGTTCGCCAAAGGAAAAAACCATGAGTGA
- the trxB gene encoding thioredoxin-disulfide reductase, whose amino-acid sequence MSEVRHSRVIILGSGPAGYSAAVYAARANLKPLLITGMQAGGQLTTTTEVDNWPGDVHGLTGPALMERMREHAERFETEIVFDHINAVDFAAKPYTLTGDSATYTCDALIIATGASARYLGLPSEEAFMGKGVSACATCDGFFYRNKPVAVVGGGNTAVEEALYLANIASTVTLIHRRETFRAEKILIDKLNARVAEGKIILKLNANLDEVLGDNMGVTGARLKNNDGSFDEIKVDGVFIAIGHTPNTSLFEGQLTLKDGYLVVQGGRDGNATATSVEGIFAAGDVADHVYRQAITSAGAGCMAALDTERYLDGLQNASF is encoded by the coding sequence ATGTCTGAAGTCCGTCATTCGCGAGTGATTATTCTCGGTTCCGGCCCTGCCGGTTATAGCGCTGCGGTCTACGCCGCCCGTGCCAACCTCAAGCCACTGCTGATCACCGGCATGCAGGCCGGCGGTCAACTGACCACCACGACCGAAGTCGACAACTGGCCGGGTGACGTTCACGGCCTGACCGGCCCGGCGCTGATGGAGCGGATGCGCGAGCACGCCGAGCGTTTCGAAACCGAGATCGTTTTCGATCACATCAACGCCGTGGACTTTGCCGCCAAGCCATACACCCTGACCGGCGACAGCGCGACCTACACCTGCGACGCCCTGATCATCGCCACCGGTGCCAGCGCTCGCTACTTGGGCCTGCCGTCGGAAGAGGCGTTCATGGGCAAAGGCGTTTCGGCTTGCGCGACCTGCGACGGCTTCTTCTACCGCAACAAGCCTGTTGCAGTGGTCGGCGGCGGCAACACCGCTGTTGAAGAAGCACTGTACCTGGCCAACATCGCCAGCACCGTGACCCTGATCCACCGTCGCGAAACCTTCCGCGCCGAGAAGATCCTGATCGACAAGCTCAACGCCCGTGTGGCCGAAGGCAAGATCATCCTCAAGTTGAACGCCAACCTCGACGAAGTGCTGGGCGACAACATGGGCGTGACCGGTGCGCGCCTGAAGAACAACGACGGCAGCTTCGACGAAATCAAGGTCGACGGCGTGTTCATCGCCATCGGCCACACCCCGAACACTTCGCTGTTCGAAGGCCAGTTGACCCTGAAAGACGGTTACCTGGTGGTGCAGGGCGGCCGCGATGGCAACGCCACTGCCACCAGCGTTGAAGGCATCTTCGCCGCCGGTGATGTGGCTGACCACGTTTACCGCCAGGCCATCACCTCGGCCGGCGCCGGCTGCATGGCGGCACTGGACACCGAGCGTTACCTGGACGGTCTGCAGAACGCTTCGTTCTAA
- a CDS encoding LysR family transcriptional regulator: protein MEFKQLRSFVEVMHQGGFTQAAKTLHISQSAVSKQVAQLEQSLGTPLLERLGSHLRLTAAGSVVLQRAEGMLRLRNELLNELDDLSHLARGELRLGLPLLGSDALFAGVFAEYRRRYPNISIQLLEGGSRHIEQAVLNGELELGGSLLPKDPQFDCQPFCDERLDALLPADHPLAAHGEIGLEELADTPFLLYQRSFVLNDRLLQACQQMGFTPKEGGRSGQADFLAALVAAGQGVVLLPSVVARGLVRPGVVRLTLRAPDYLRWDIAFIWRQGAYLSKAAQAWLALLRERGINP from the coding sequence ATGGAATTCAAACAACTGCGCAGCTTCGTCGAAGTCATGCACCAGGGCGGTTTTACCCAAGCCGCAAAAACCTTGCACATCAGCCAGTCAGCGGTGAGCAAGCAGGTGGCCCAACTGGAACAGAGCCTTGGCACTCCGCTGCTCGAACGGCTCGGTTCACACCTGCGCCTGACAGCCGCCGGCAGCGTGGTGCTGCAACGGGCCGAAGGCATGTTGCGTTTGCGCAATGAGCTGCTGAACGAACTGGATGATCTCAGCCATCTGGCGCGCGGCGAGTTGCGCCTGGGCTTGCCGCTATTGGGCAGCGATGCGCTGTTTGCCGGGGTGTTTGCCGAATACCGGCGGCGTTATCCGAACATCAGTATTCAGTTGCTTGAAGGCGGTAGCCGCCATATCGAGCAAGCGGTGTTGAACGGTGAACTGGAACTGGGCGGCAGTCTGTTGCCCAAGGACCCACAGTTCGACTGTCAGCCTTTTTGTGATGAGCGACTGGACGCCTTGCTGCCCGCTGATCACCCATTGGCTGCACACGGCGAGATTGGCCTGGAAGAATTGGCCGATACGCCCTTCCTGCTGTACCAGCGCAGCTTCGTGCTCAACGACCGTTTACTGCAGGCCTGCCAGCAAATGGGCTTTACCCCGAAAGAAGGAGGCCGCAGCGGTCAGGCGGATTTTCTCGCCGCACTGGTGGCCGCCGGACAAGGCGTGGTGCTGTTGCCCAGCGTGGTGGCGCGCGGTCTGGTGCGGCCAGGCGTGGTGCGCCTGACCTTGCGGGCGCCGGATTATCTGCGCTGGGACATCGCGTTCATCTGGCGCCAGGGGGCTTATCTGTCAAAAGCGGCTCAGGCATGGCTGGCGCTGTTGCGCGAGCGCGGGATCAACCCTTGA
- a CDS encoding glycosyltransferase family 4 protein, translating to MASVDTEVMTTALHITLISETFPPEINGVANTLGRLCDGLRARGHQVELVRPRQAGDPQRSEDDALLLCRGWPLPGYPGLQWGQSSMHKLLRRWKRQRPDVLYIATEGPLGLSALRAARRLGISVVSGFHTNFQQYTSQYGLGLLTRMLTHYLRWFHNRSAMTLVPSVSQRLELERRHFERLALLSRGVDSQLFHPSKRLNALREQWGLSEHDVAVIHVGRLAPEKNLGLLKRSFEQLRSTYPQRNLKMIVVGDGPQRTALEKDLPEAIFCGSQRGEALAAHYASGDMFLFPSLTETFGNVVLEALASGLGVVAYDQAAAAQHIRHGYNGVLAMPGDEQAFCEAAAWLLEEEETLRCVRLNARQHASRQGWPAVIEQFEKHLRGACVGEQVVPNAQTLP from the coding sequence ATGGCCTCAGTCGACACTGAGGTCATGACGACAGCTCTACATATCACTCTGATCAGCGAAACCTTCCCACCGGAAATCAACGGGGTGGCCAATACCCTTGGCCGCTTGTGCGATGGCTTGCGCGCGCGCGGCCACCAGGTTGAACTGGTGCGCCCGCGTCAGGCCGGTGATCCGCAGCGCAGTGAAGATGACGCGCTGCTGCTCTGCCGCGGCTGGCCGTTGCCGGGTTATCCGGGGCTGCAATGGGGCCAGTCGTCGATGCACAAACTGCTGCGACGCTGGAAACGTCAGCGCCCCGATGTGCTGTACATCGCCACGGAAGGCCCGCTGGGGTTGTCGGCACTGCGTGCGGCGCGCCGTTTGGGGATATCGGTGGTCAGCGGTTTTCACACCAATTTCCAGCAATACACCAGCCAGTACGGCCTCGGCCTGCTGACGCGGATGCTCACGCATTATCTGCGCTGGTTTCACAATCGCTCGGCCATGACGTTGGTGCCGAGCGTCAGCCAGCGCCTGGAACTGGAGCGGCGGCATTTCGAGCGTTTGGCGCTGTTGTCGCGCGGTGTCGACAGTCAGTTGTTTCATCCGAGCAAGCGCCTGAACGCCCTGCGTGAGCAATGGGGACTGAGCGAGCACGACGTTGCCGTCATTCACGTAGGACGACTGGCGCCGGAGAAGAACCTGGGTCTGCTCAAACGCAGCTTTGAACAACTGCGCAGCACCTATCCACAGCGCAATCTGAAAATGATCGTGGTCGGCGACGGCCCGCAGCGCACGGCCCTGGAAAAGGACCTGCCCGAGGCGATTTTCTGCGGTTCGCAGCGCGGCGAAGCGTTGGCCGCGCACTATGCATCCGGTGACATGTTTCTGTTTCCGAGCCTGACCGAAACCTTTGGCAATGTCGTGCTGGAAGCCTTGGCTTCAGGCCTTGGCGTGGTGGCTTACGATCAGGCGGCTGCCGCGCAGCATATTCGCCACGGTTACAACGGCGTGCTGGCCATGCCCGGCGATGAGCAGGCCTTTTGCGAAGCAGCGGCGTGGTTACTGGAGGAAGAAGAGACGTTGCGTTGTGTGCGCCTGAATGCGCGGCAGCACGCAAGTCGCCAGGGCTGGCCGGCGGTTATCGAGCAGTTTGAAAAGCATTTGCGCGGGGCTTGTGTGGGGGAGCAAGTGGTGCCGAATGCGCAGACATTGCCCTGA
- a CDS encoding HopJ type III effector protein — MSDLNTLRASLKSGEHVFADTLAIIAAGYDYQPQAFNNGGVENAAGQNEGSCKTLGLALLEGLSDEEALLAFGEHYRSVLATPEGSDHGNIRALIQHGLAGVKFTAQPLTRR, encoded by the coding sequence ATGAGTGATTTGAATACCCTGCGCGCCAGCCTCAAGAGCGGCGAACACGTTTTCGCCGACACCCTGGCCATCATCGCCGCCGGTTACGACTACCAGCCGCAAGCATTCAACAACGGCGGCGTGGAAAACGCCGCCGGGCAGAACGAAGGCTCGTGCAAGACCCTGGGTCTGGCACTGCTGGAAGGTCTGAGTGACGAAGAAGCGCTGCTGGCGTTCGGCGAGCATTACCGCTCGGTGCTGGCGACGCCTGAGGGCAGTGATCACGGCAATATCAGGGCGTTGATCCAGCACGGGCTGGCCGGCGTCAAATTCACCGCTCAACCCCTGACCCGTCGCTGA
- a CDS encoding flavodoxin, producing the protein MKVAILSGSVYGTAEEVARHAQNLLKEAGFETFYNARASLADIQAFGPQAFLAVTSTTGMGELPDNLQPLYSTIRDQLPAAWRGLPGAVIALGDASYGDTFCGGGEQIRELFAELGVREVQDMLRIDASESVTPETDSEPWLAELIAALKG; encoded by the coding sequence ATGAAAGTCGCCATCCTCTCCGGTTCGGTCTACGGCACCGCCGAAGAAGTCGCCCGCCACGCTCAGAACTTGCTGAAAGAAGCCGGTTTTGAAACCTTCTACAACGCCCGCGCCAGTCTGGCCGATATCCAGGCGTTCGGCCCGCAAGCGTTTCTTGCCGTGACCTCGACCACCGGCATGGGCGAGTTGCCAGACAACCTGCAACCGCTGTACTCGACGATTCGCGATCAATTGCCCGCCGCGTGGCGTGGTTTGCCGGGCGCGGTGATCGCCTTGGGCGACGCCAGTTATGGCGACACGTTCTGCGGCGGCGGTGAGCAAATACGTGAGTTGTTTGCCGAGTTGGGCGTGCGTGAAGTGCAAGACATGCTGCGCATCGACGCCAGCGAAAGCGTCACCCCGGAAACCGACTCAGAGCCTTGGCTGGCGGAGTTGATCGCTGCACTCAAGGGTTGA
- a CDS encoding antibiotic biosynthesis monooxygenase: MSTSPVTLMVARRVADGRYQDLIAWLREGEQLATDFPGYLGSGVLAPPPGDNEFQIIFRFVDEQTLHAWEHSASRTAWLERGSDLFAHPKEHRVSGIEGWFGAAGQRPPRWKQAVAIWLAFFPVSLLFNFVLGPALAPMGLLPRVLISTACLTPLMVYFFIPLSTRLLAGWLNSIPARRLPVEPVSENR; this comes from the coding sequence ATGTCTACTTCCCCCGTTACGCTGATGGTCGCGCGTCGCGTTGCTGATGGTCGCTATCAGGACCTGATCGCCTGGCTTCGTGAAGGCGAACAACTGGCGACCGACTTTCCCGGTTACCTCGGCTCCGGTGTATTGGCGCCTCCACCCGGCGACAACGAATTCCAGATCATTTTCCGCTTTGTCGACGAGCAGACCCTGCATGCATGGGAGCACTCGGCGTCGCGCACCGCCTGGCTGGAACGCGGCAGCGATCTGTTTGCCCACCCGAAAGAACACCGGGTCAGCGGCATCGAAGGCTGGTTCGGCGCCGCCGGCCAGCGTCCGCCGCGCTGGAAGCAGGCTGTCGCCATCTGGCTGGCATTCTTTCCCGTGTCATTGCTGTTCAATTTCGTGCTGGGCCCTGCGCTCGCGCCAATGGGCCTGCTGCCGCGCGTATTGATCAGCACGGCGTGCCTGACGCCATTGATGGTTTACTTCTTCATTCCGCTGTCGACGCGGTTGCTGGCCGGCTGGCTGAATAGCATTCCGGCACGCCGACTGCCGGTGGAACCGGTATCTGAAAACCGTTGA